A genome region from Nitrospira sp. includes the following:
- a CDS encoding phosphatase PAP2 family protein: MGLDEILFRGINGVAGQSSLLDWVMVELAKPSNLLYPVLLAAAYWFWTNRRECLIGAVGLAAVVGAADALGTQLKGLVQRPRPCVTLADVHQLLGCGGAFSFPSNHAANTAAAAAFFQVLYPKTGWIGWPLVAAIGISRVYIGAHYLTDVIGGWVLGGLIGAGVAWSLTRWSRFRPVAEPASPSGAEAGSLS; encoded by the coding sequence ATGGGCTTGGACGAGATTCTCTTTCGTGGCATCAACGGCGTGGCCGGGCAGTCGAGCCTGCTCGATTGGGTGATGGTCGAATTGGCCAAGCCGAGCAATCTGCTGTATCCCGTTCTGCTCGCCGCGGCGTACTGGTTCTGGACGAATCGCCGGGAATGTCTGATCGGCGCGGTGGGATTGGCTGCTGTTGTCGGTGCGGCGGATGCCTTGGGGACACAACTCAAGGGGCTGGTGCAACGTCCGCGGCCCTGTGTCACGCTTGCGGATGTGCACCAACTGCTGGGCTGCGGCGGTGCGTTTTCGTTTCCCTCCAATCACGCGGCCAACACGGCGGCGGCGGCGGCGTTTTTCCAGGTGCTCTATCCCAAGACCGGCTGGATCGGCTGGCCGTTGGTCGCGGCCATCGGCATTTCGCGCGTCTACATCGGGGCCCATTACCTGACGGATGTGATCGGCGGATGGGTCCTGGGCGGATTGATTGGGGCAGGCGTGGCCTGGTCACTCACCCGCTGGTCGCGATTCAGGCCGGTTGCTGAGCCGGCCTCTCCCTCGGGGGCCGAGGCCGGCTCACTTTCCTAA
- a CDS encoding type II toxin-antitoxin system RelE/ParE family toxin has protein sequence MRYSVVLTVAAAQDFRQLDGSLKAPVAKQLRKLETAPRLGEHLGNRAGLDLTGYYKLYAAKKSIRIVYRIIDQEILVEVVAIGKREDLAVYQEALKRLTHRKR, from the coding sequence TTGCGATATAGCGTCGTCCTGACCGTCGCAGCCGCCCAGGACTTTCGACAGCTTGACGGATCGCTGAAAGCACCGGTTGCGAAGCAGCTCAGAAAGCTCGAAACGGCCCCACGGCTCGGCGAGCATCTTGGCAATCGGGCAGGGCTCGATCTCACCGGCTACTACAAACTTTACGCAGCGAAGAAATCAATCCGTATCGTGTACCGGATCATCGACCAAGAGATCCTGGTCGAAGTCGTCGCCATTGGAAAACGGGAAGATCTCGCGGTCTATCAGGAAGCACTCAAACGGTTAACACACCGGAAGCGATAG
- a CDS encoding cation diffusion facilitator family transporter, translating to MTMIPHTYHELRSRLRIALALNAVIIVAEFVGGFLTNSIGLIGDAGHNLVDQGSLFLALYAHILTARPATDSRTFGYHRAGIVAAFLNSFLLLLTAAGLTIMSAERILTPVSIPGGWVMLIALISFAANLSIALLLQHGAKDDLNIRSAFWHMLSDAWVSLGVVVSGGAIMLTGWSVLDPLVSLFVVLAIVRGAWPLFKESLEVLLESTPPGLSPAQVAATIEAIPGVKNVHDLHIWAVEPRLIMMTTHVQVDGDDEALTTDLLQAIRNRVTSEFKIKHLTIQLETECCHPEAVHCDLSKLADQHSHPEFLHSHH from the coding sequence ATGACGATGATTCCCCACACCTACCATGAACTCCGCTCCCGATTGAGGATTGCGCTCGCCCTCAACGCCGTCATCATCGTCGCGGAATTCGTCGGAGGGTTCCTCACGAACAGTATCGGCCTGATCGGAGACGCCGGCCACAACCTCGTCGATCAAGGCTCCCTGTTCTTGGCCTTGTATGCCCATATCCTGACGGCGCGCCCCGCCACCGACAGCCGGACCTTCGGGTATCACCGGGCCGGCATCGTGGCCGCATTCCTCAACTCGTTTCTTCTGCTGCTCACCGCCGCCGGCCTCACGATCATGAGCGCCGAACGTATCCTGACTCCCGTCTCGATCCCCGGCGGCTGGGTGATGCTGATCGCCCTAATCAGCTTCGCCGCCAATCTGTCGATCGCCCTCCTGCTCCAGCACGGCGCGAAAGACGACCTCAATATCCGCAGCGCGTTCTGGCACATGCTGAGCGATGCCTGGGTGTCATTGGGAGTCGTGGTGAGCGGAGGGGCGATTATGTTGACCGGATGGTCGGTCCTCGATCCGCTGGTCAGTCTCTTCGTCGTGCTGGCGATCGTGCGAGGTGCGTGGCCACTCTTTAAAGAATCACTTGAGGTCCTCCTGGAGTCCACCCCGCCCGGACTCAGTCCCGCGCAGGTTGCCGCCACCATCGAGGCCATTCCAGGCGTGAAAAATGTTCATGACCTGCATATCTGGGCGGTTGAACCGCGCCTCATCATGATGACCACACACGTGCAGGTCGATGGGGACGACGAGGCGCTAACGACCGACCTTCTCCAGGCGATCCGAAACCGAGTGACCAGTGAATTCAAGATCAAACATCTGACCATCCAGCTTGAAACGGAATGCTGCCATCCCGAAGCCGTTCATTGCGACTTATCCAAACTCGCCGACCAACATTCACACCCCGAGTTTCTGCACAGCCATCATTAG
- a CDS encoding phospholipase D family protein, whose amino-acid sequence MANTSIQGRVVYAGTNQGIKGLAIVAVDFDPLFSEEILNEDSTPVFSDDDGSFSIRYTPDQYRVWVLDRNPDIVLRVYGPGLRLLHQTAEHKDVTDSTLTLTTINIHRANIEGWLVTNATLDPTQPDLRADGTPPTWTTGNEVVILKDGETMFPMLTDAINNASTSIHFMNMNFWLGKGLVTKFIPDPPSSNVPVNGLRVHEILKVKAASLRSTNILVQDIPVFGRIFGADTDGLVEDFFKGSRASVRSFPIFLSLLNLPSFMHAKAVILDGSTAFVLGSTMSQSYFGAQDHLIQDRRHRGSLIHDISVKVVGPAVEHIDRTFTTVWNAADSSSSALSPAVAQPPAVQPGIGVQVVRTLPGGTFTTSHTGGRALPHGETGALEAYQRAIAQAKKFVYLEDQYFTAPEIFDALLERMQMPEASQLEVILVMNAKPDVSGYPERQIQLIRQFRSDLVTALGEPAVKKRLGIFTIWSCQEAAAKYEIMPIYIHSKTAIVDDLWATVGSANLDGASLNQIQLATIVEQKLADQIEEGKWWKRLMMGIVIWLLTPLVIALTTAVKIGMARPTQHANPGQARQPTRSTELNVVICEKQPDPAVPNPTVVSFRQSLWGEHLGLTSLFPVPGTGWIDFWNQRADDKLKNLLNEPTQPAGLRVKHPAKILVWQPEKEAEPYLRRLGVKTSDLKIRSKADKFDFQAGQLEQ is encoded by the coding sequence ATGGCCAATACAAGCATCCAGGGGCGAGTCGTATACGCCGGAACGAATCAGGGGATCAAAGGACTCGCGATCGTTGCGGTCGATTTTGATCCGCTCTTCTCCGAGGAGATTCTCAACGAGGACTCCACGCCAGTTTTCAGCGACGACGATGGTTCCTTCAGCATTCGGTACACACCCGACCAATACCGCGTCTGGGTGCTCGATAGGAATCCCGACATCGTGCTCAGGGTCTACGGGCCAGGATTGCGCTTGTTGCACCAAACCGCCGAACACAAGGACGTGACTGACAGTACCCTTACCTTGACCACGATCAATATCCATCGGGCCAACATCGAAGGCTGGTTGGTCACGAACGCGACGCTCGATCCAACTCAGCCTGATCTTCGCGCGGACGGCACTCCCCCCACCTGGACCACCGGCAACGAGGTGGTCATATTGAAAGACGGGGAAACTATGTTTCCCATGTTGACAGACGCCATCAACAATGCGAGTACCTCGATCCATTTCATGAACATGAATTTTTGGCTGGGGAAGGGCCTGGTCACCAAATTCATTCCAGACCCACCTTCGAGCAACGTGCCGGTGAATGGATTGAGGGTGCACGAGATTCTCAAAGTGAAAGCCGCGAGCCTCAGATCCACCAATATCCTCGTTCAGGATATTCCCGTGTTCGGCAGAATATTCGGCGCCGACACAGACGGCCTGGTAGAGGATTTCTTCAAAGGCAGTCGCGCCAGCGTTCGGTCTTTCCCGATCTTTCTTTCTCTGCTGAACCTTCCGTCCTTCATGCATGCGAAAGCGGTCATCCTGGACGGATCCACCGCCTTCGTATTGGGCTCGACCATGTCGCAATCATATTTCGGCGCCCAGGACCACTTGATTCAAGACCGCCGGCATCGCGGCTCTCTGATTCATGACATCAGCGTCAAAGTGGTGGGACCGGCGGTCGAGCATATTGATCGGACCTTTACGACGGTCTGGAACGCGGCGGACTCGTCGTCGTCCGCACTCTCCCCTGCCGTCGCGCAGCCTCCTGCGGTTCAGCCGGGCATTGGAGTGCAGGTCGTTCGTACCCTGCCCGGAGGGACCTTTACGACGTCACACACGGGAGGCCGTGCACTTCCTCACGGGGAAACCGGTGCCCTCGAGGCCTACCAGCGTGCCATCGCTCAGGCCAAAAAGTTCGTCTATCTCGAAGATCAGTATTTTACGGCTCCCGAGATTTTCGACGCCCTGCTTGAGCGGATGCAGATGCCGGAGGCCTCCCAGTTGGAAGTCATTCTTGTGATGAACGCCAAACCCGATGTGTCAGGCTATCCGGAAAGGCAGATCCAACTGATCAGGCAATTTCGCTCGGATCTTGTCACAGCATTGGGCGAGCCGGCGGTCAAGAAACGCCTGGGCATCTTTACTATCTGGAGTTGCCAGGAAGCTGCCGCCAAATACGAGATCATGCCGATCTATATCCACAGCAAGACGGCCATCGTGGATGATCTGTGGGCGACGGTCGGCAGCGCCAATCTGGACGGGGCATCCCTGAACCAGATTCAGCTTGCTACGATTGTGGAACAAAAACTGGCCGACCAGATCGAGGAAGGGAAATGGTGGAAAAGATTGATGATGGGTATCGTCATCTGGCTGTTGACGCCGCTCGTCATCGCCCTCACGACAGCGGTCAAGATCGGAATGGCACGGCCGACGCAACATGCGAATCCAGGCCAAGCAAGGCAGCCGACGAGGTCCACCGAGTTGAACGTGGTGATCTGTGAGAAGCAACCGGACCCTGCGGTTCCCAACCCAACCGTAGTCTCATTCCGTCAATCCCTCTGGGGCGAACATCTCGGCCTCACCTCGCTGTTCCCAGTTCCGGGAACCGGCTGGATCGACTTCTGGAATCAACGTGCCGATGACAAATTGAAGAATCTCCTGAACGAGCCGACCCAACCGGCTGGTCTGCGGGTCAAACACCCAGCGAAGATTCTTGTCTGGCAGCCTGAAAAAGAGGCCGAGCCGTATCTCCGCAGGCTGGGTGTGAAGACGAGCGACCTGAAGATACGGTCAAAGGCGGACAAGTTTGACTTCCAGGCCGGACAATTGGAGCAGTAG
- a CDS encoding transposase: MHAYCLMSNHFHLLVETPEANLSSAMRQLNGVYTQTFNRRHSRVGNVLEGRFKVVVVERDSYLLELSRYVVLNPVRAPHSQAGDVSLVELSSDRGAHACSALSERGVAACPVWATASCY; encoded by the coding sequence ATGCATGCCTACTGCCTGATGAGCAACCACTTCCACCTGCTGGTGGAAACACCCGAGGCTAATCTCTCCAGTGCGATGCGTCAGCTCAATGGTGTCTATACCCAAACCTTTAACCGCCGCCACAGCCGGGTGGGCAATGTCTTAGAAGGCCGCTTCAAGGTGGTCGTCGTGGAGCGGGACAGCTATCTCCTGGAACTGTCACGGTATGTGGTGCTGAATCCGGTGCGCGCGCCTCACTCGCAAGCCGGAGACGTATCTTTGGTCGAGCTATCGAGCGACCGCGGGGCTCATGCCTGTTCCGCGCTATCTGAACGTGGAGTGGCTGCTTGCCCAGTTTGGGCGACAGCGAGCTGTTACTGA
- a CDS encoding type II toxin-antitoxin system Phd/YefM family antitoxin, giving the protein MAVAYKKEEILSASRVARSFGKVLTALKAQQRRRVVVLKNNQVEAVIVPVDDYEKMAEALDLLEHMEIHRQVTQRARKKGKKTVTLESLLKEQRVAI; this is encoded by the coding sequence ATGGCCGTGGCCTACAAGAAGGAAGAAATTCTCAGCGCATCTCGAGTCGCGCGGTCGTTCGGAAAAGTGCTGACCGCGCTGAAGGCCCAGCAGCGGCGGCGAGTCGTCGTCCTCAAGAACAATCAGGTAGAGGCTGTAATCGTGCCGGTGGATGACTATGAAAAAATGGCGGAGGCGCTCGACCTCTTGGAGCATATGGAGATCCATCGCCAAGTGACACAGCGGGCACGCAAGAAAGGGAAGAAAACTGTCACCTTGGAGTCGTTGCTGAAGGAACAGCGCGTTGCGATATAG
- a CDS encoding integrase core domain-containing protein: MLRSDNGLIFQSRRFRQACRDYRLQQGFITPYTPEQNGMIERFFRGLKEECVWQHTFQTCEEARRIIRDCVQWYNHERPHQALGYRSPAQYRVQQSTQVA, from the coding sequence GTGCTGCGAAGCGACAACGGCCTGATCTTCCAGAGTCGGCGGTTTCGACAGGCCTGTCGTGACTATCGCCTGCAGCAAGGGTTCATCACGCCGTATACGCCGGAGCAAAATGGAATGATCGAACGGTTTTTTCGGGGCCTGAAAGAGGAGTGTGTCTGGCAACACACGTTCCAGACGTGTGAGGAGGCGCGGCGGATCATTCGGGACTGTGTCCAGTGGTACAACCACGAGCGACCGCATCAGGCGCTGGGGTATCGGAGCCCGGCCCAATACCGCGTGCAACAATCAACTCAGGTGGCGTGA
- the ftsH gene encoding ATP-dependent zinc metalloprotease FtsH: MDPKQRQFSIWYMFIALWVLILLQTFLPSFFNPTEIPYSEFKESVAAGKVIEVAVAPQIIHGKLKEDKVFHTIRIEDPDLLRNLAEHQVKVTGVIESTLFRDVLSWIVPIVLFFGVWWFLLRRMGQSQGFMTVGQSKAKIYVEKEVKVTFADVAGVDEAKQELEEIVEFLKTPEKFRRLGGKIPKGILLVGPPGTGKTLLAKAVAGEAGVPFFSISGSEFVEMFVGVGAARVRDLFEQAKSKAPCIIFLDELDALGKARGAGPMVHEEREQTLNQLLVEMDGFDSRAGVILVAATNRPEILDPALLRAGRFDRQVLVDRPDKIGRLAILKVHARSITLANQADLETIAAMTPGFVGADLANLLNEAALLAVRRNKDTVTLSELQEAVERVIGGLEKKNRVLNKMERARVAHHEIGHALMAMSIPGGDAVHKISIIPRGIAALGYTMQLPTEDRFLMTVSELKNRIAVLLGGRAAEEVIYGEVSTGAQDDLRKATDIAKSMVKAYGMSEKLGQVSLERDRQSVFLQTGPSQTPGDYSEHTSREIDCEVRLLIDEQYERARTLITSQEAILRKAAQVLLEKETISGEELKTLAASN; this comes from the coding sequence ATGGATCCTAAACAGCGGCAATTTTCCATCTGGTACATGTTCATCGCCCTCTGGGTGCTGATCCTTCTTCAGACGTTTCTCCCCTCGTTCTTCAACCCGACTGAAATCCCCTACAGCGAGTTTAAAGAATCCGTGGCGGCAGGAAAAGTCATCGAAGTCGCGGTCGCGCCGCAGATCATTCATGGGAAGCTGAAAGAGGACAAGGTCTTCCACACCATTCGCATCGAAGACCCGGACCTGCTCAGGAATCTTGCCGAACATCAGGTAAAGGTCACCGGCGTCATCGAAAGCACGCTCTTCCGCGACGTGTTGTCCTGGATTGTGCCGATCGTGCTCTTCTTCGGCGTCTGGTGGTTTCTCTTGCGTCGCATGGGACAAAGCCAAGGCTTCATGACGGTCGGCCAGAGCAAAGCCAAGATCTATGTGGAGAAGGAAGTGAAGGTGACGTTCGCCGATGTGGCAGGCGTCGACGAGGCCAAGCAGGAACTGGAAGAAATTGTCGAATTTCTCAAGACACCCGAAAAGTTTCGCCGGCTGGGCGGCAAGATCCCAAAGGGCATTTTACTCGTCGGCCCACCGGGCACCGGCAAGACCCTCCTAGCCAAGGCCGTAGCCGGCGAAGCCGGTGTCCCATTTTTCTCCATCAGCGGCTCAGAATTCGTGGAGATGTTCGTCGGCGTGGGCGCCGCCCGCGTGCGGGACCTGTTCGAACAGGCCAAGAGCAAGGCGCCCTGCATCATTTTTCTCGACGAACTCGACGCGCTGGGGAAGGCTCGCGGGGCCGGTCCGATGGTCCATGAAGAACGGGAACAGACGCTGAATCAACTGCTGGTCGAAATGGACGGCTTCGATTCACGCGCCGGGGTCATTCTCGTGGCCGCCACCAACCGCCCCGAAATCCTGGATCCCGCCCTGTTGCGCGCCGGGCGGTTCGATCGTCAGGTACTTGTGGACCGGCCGGATAAAATCGGGCGGCTCGCGATTCTGAAAGTCCATGCCCGCAGCATCACCCTCGCCAACCAGGCGGATCTGGAAACGATCGCCGCCATGACACCGGGGTTTGTCGGTGCCGATCTGGCGAATCTCCTGAACGAAGCGGCGCTGCTTGCGGTCCGGCGAAACAAAGACACCGTCACCCTCTCCGAGTTGCAAGAAGCGGTCGAGCGAGTCATCGGCGGGCTCGAAAAGAAAAACCGCGTCCTCAACAAGATGGAACGCGCCCGGGTCGCCCATCATGAGATCGGCCATGCGTTGATGGCCATGTCCATCCCGGGCGGCGATGCCGTGCATAAAATCTCAATTATTCCTCGAGGTATTGCCGCGCTCGGCTACACCATGCAGCTCCCGACTGAAGATCGATTTCTCATGACCGTGTCCGAACTCAAGAACCGGATTGCGGTCCTCCTGGGTGGACGCGCTGCAGAGGAAGTCATCTACGGCGAAGTCTCAACCGGCGCGCAAGATGACTTGCGTAAGGCCACCGATATCGCCAAGAGTATGGTCAAGGCCTACGGCATGAGCGAGAAACTCGGTCAGGTGAGTCTGGAACGGGACCGGCAATCCGTCTTCCTGCAGACCGGCCCTTCGCAGACACCGGGGGACTACAGCGAACACACCTCCCGTGAAATCGACTGTGAGGTCCGCCTGTTGATCGATGAACAGTACGAACGCGCCCGCACCCTCATCACATCCCAAGAGGCCATCCTGCGCAAAGCGGCACAGGTGCTGCTCGAAAAAGAAACGATCAGCGGAGAAGAACTCAAGACACTCGCGGCATCGAACTGA
- a CDS encoding GTP-binding protein, producing MTQPQILPVPFYVLCGSLGAGKTTLLMRLLEFWNSQGHKVGVLMNEAGEVSIDGPRAGTIAEQVLNLAGGCICCDTKDDLAWSITQLVQDYQSTVIVLECSGMADPAEVVDAVTDAYVSRIAKLERVFAMLHPVPLPDSGMAELVTRNAIRYADDVILNKRDLYIPGHWEQFRKIITHHNPYGRIWETNHARLDISALLAAPATRTVPTNVSFGELPTADERRDARAPHHPMVTTVRLPKPLDRTKFMEWTKSLPEGMERAKGFFRFAQEPELQEFQFFPPRTGTVSPVMLLDEPDHVMVLIGRNFDQENCRAALLACLAE from the coding sequence ATGACTCAACCGCAGATTCTCCCCGTTCCCTTTTACGTCCTGTGCGGATCGCTGGGCGCAGGCAAGACGACGCTGCTCATGCGCCTCCTGGAATTCTGGAACAGCCAGGGGCACAAGGTCGGCGTACTCATGAACGAGGCAGGCGAAGTCAGCATCGACGGGCCGCGCGCCGGCACCATCGCGGAGCAGGTCCTCAACCTCGCCGGTGGCTGCATCTGTTGCGATACCAAAGACGACCTCGCCTGGAGCATCACTCAACTCGTGCAGGACTACCAATCCACGGTGATCGTGCTGGAATGCTCCGGCATGGCGGACCCCGCGGAAGTGGTCGATGCCGTGACGGATGCCTACGTGTCACGCATCGCGAAGCTTGAGCGGGTCTTTGCCATGTTGCATCCCGTGCCCCTACCCGATAGCGGCATGGCGGAACTCGTGACCCGCAACGCCATTCGTTACGCCGATGACGTAATCCTCAATAAACGGGATCTCTATATTCCCGGTCATTGGGAGCAGTTCCGCAAGATCATCACGCACCACAATCCGTATGGACGGATCTGGGAAACCAACCACGCCAGGCTAGACATTTCAGCACTGCTCGCCGCACCGGCGACACGCACGGTCCCAACCAATGTGTCGTTTGGGGAACTTCCCACGGCAGACGAGAGGCGCGACGCACGCGCACCTCACCACCCCATGGTGACCACGGTGCGGCTTCCGAAGCCGCTCGATCGCACAAAGTTCATGGAATGGACGAAGTCGTTACCGGAGGGAATGGAACGAGCGAAGGGTTTTTTCCGTTTTGCGCAGGAACCTGAATTACAGGAGTTTCAGTTTTTTCCGCCGCGCACCGGCACCGTCTCGCCGGTCATGCTGCTCGATGAACCCGACCACGTCATGGTGCTGATCGGCCGCAACTTCGACCAGGAGAACTGCCGCGCCGCCCTTCTCGCCTGCCTGGCGGAATAG